The region GTGATGAAGCGAAATATGCATATCTTAATGAGCTTGAAGAAATTTATTTCAAAGATATTGAAGAACGCTATGATATACGGCTACCTAATGTACTGCGTGAATTAACGAGTAGTCTTTGCTCATCTATCGGCTCACTTACCAATGCAAGCAAAATAGCTAGAACGGTAAACAGCAAAAAAGGCCTAAACACTAATTCTGAAACAATTAGTGCATATTTAGGGTACCTAACAGATAGCTTTTTGTTTTCTAAAGCCGAAAGATACGATATAAAAGGCAAATGTTATTTTGACTATCCAGCTAAATATTATTGCAGCGATATTGGCCTGAGAAATATTAGATTGGGACTTAGGCAACAAGAAGAAACACATATTATGGAAAATATCATCTATAACGAGTTACGCGAGCGGGGCTTTGCCGTGGATGTTGGCAAGATTGAGTTTACAGAAGTTGGAACTAATGGTAAATCAGCTGCCAAAGATTTGGAAGTTGATTTTATTGCGCGCAAAGGTATGAAAAAGTATTATATCCAATCGGCACTACGTATGGATGATGACGAGAAAGTTTTAACAGAACTTCGACCCTTAAAGGCGATTGATGATTATTTTAAGAAAATTGTCATTTCAAAGTCATATGGTAAAAGTTGGTTTGACGATTGCGGCATATTACGGTTGGGATTGCTAGATTTTCTTTTAGATGAAGATAGTTTGGATATGTAGCAAAAGAGCCTAGACATTACATCTAGGCTCAATTTTTAATACGAAATTACTTACGTTTATATAGATCCATGAAATAAGCAACTCTCTTTGCTATATCGTAGGTCAAAGCGCCTTTTTGCATACGCCAAGTCCAGTTGTTACCCAGTGTAGCTGGCAAATTGATGCGACTTTCAGAACCTAAACCTAACAGATCTTGCACTTGCATGATAGCCAAATTGCTGACTGAAGCCCAAGCTGAGCGCATCATGCCCCAGTTAAATTCTTCATGCTCATTCAGATTGATATATTCTTTTACATATTGCACAACATCAGCGCTTACATCATCACGAGCCCAACCCATGACAGAATTATTATCATGCGTGCCGAGATAGACACAAGAATTTGGAATGAAATTATGTGGTAGATAGTCAGCATTTTCGTTTCGGTTGAAGAAAGCAAATTCCATCACATACATACCAGGCAAGCCTGAGTCGTTCAACAACTTGACCACAGAATCAGTCGTGAAACCGAGATTTTCAGCAATCATCTCCTGATTTGGGAAATTCTCTTTAATACAATTGAAGAAATCAATGCCAGGGCCTGTTATCCAGCGACCATTACGAGCAGTTGTATCGCCAAATGGTACGGCATAGAAAGCATCGAAACCACGGAAATGGTCTAAACGCAGAACTTGATAAATTTTGAATTGGTGAGCAAAACGGCGCATCCACCAAGCATAACGATCTTCACGCATGCTTTGCCAATTGTAGAGAGGATTGCCCCAAAGTTGGCCATCGGGTGAGAATCCATCTGGTGGGCAACCAGCTACTTCAGTTGGATTTAAGTTAGCATCCAGCATGAATTGACTTGGATTAGACCAAACATCGACACTATCGCTAGCTACATAAATTGGCAAATCACCGATAAATTTAATGCCACGCTCAATAGCGTATTGACGCAAAGCCCACCATTGCTTGAAGAACAAGAATTGAATTGCTTGCCAATAGTACACGTCATTAGCATACTCTTGGAGCCAACTAGCTAGCTTATTTTGATCGTAGTAACGGAAATATTCATCCCATGTTTGCCAAGCTTGACCATTGAATTTTTGCTTAAAGACCATGAATAGGGCATAGGCATTGAGCCATGAACTTTCTTCATTAACAAAAGCTTGAAATTCGCCAAATAAAGCGTGATTTCTCAAACGATCACAAGCAATCTTCAACACATTGATGCGATTCTGATACAGAAGACCATAATCGACACGATTTTCAGATTCGAACCAATGAATGTTCTGATAGTCCTCTTGATTGAGAAGACTTGCTTGACACAAATCATCTAGGTCAATCCAATAAGGGTTGCCTGCGAAAGTTGAATAAGATTGATAAGGCGAATCACCGTAACCAGTTGGGCAAACGGGTAAAATTTGCCAGTAAGTTTGTTTGGCTGCCTGCAAAAAGTCCACAAAATTGCGAGCTTCTTGGCCCAAAGTACCTACACCGTATGGTGATGGCAGGGCTGTAATTGGCATAAGTAAACCAGCTGCACGTTGCATATTCAAGATAACCTCGATTCCATTTGTAGTCTAAATAGATATTGATGTGTGCTATTATTGTAGTAAATCTTTAGTGCTTTTGGCAATTGATTAATCTAGCTTAATGATTGCGAGATATTATGAGTAACGAACCAGCAAAAGAAGATAAAAATTCCAACAAGGTCAATTCAAGCCCAACTTTACCCCAAGGAACTGATGCAGTTAAAGTACGAAACAAGGACGATTTTCAGCCACTTGTTGATATTAAAGAGCCAAGTCTAATTAATTTGCTTAAATTTAGCCAGATCGATGAAAAAAGACGGCAGTCTGAGTGGCAAGCTAATTATGGCCAAACAAATGCAGCTGCTAATTTAACTGAACCAAAAGCGTTAGGACGTAGAATAGAGCATTTGCCTGAAAATTCGCCTAAAGCTTCTACCTTTCCATTCAGCGCAATCTCTAAGGCAGCACAAACTAACATGAAGACTTCCTTTAATAAGTTTGAGGACAAGCTTGCACATGATTTTTCGAAAGCTCCGCAGGCAATTTCGAAAAATCCAGCCAATTCGAAGCTCCAAACTGGCCCTGGAACAAAAGTTAGACGTAGACAGAGTAAAAAAGCCCGCATAGCCTATAGCTTTTTAGCTTTTAGCGTTGTGCTTTTACTCGCTGTTATCGGGGTAGTTATTTGGCAACAAAAACATAAGCCAGTAGAGATGAATTTCCAGTTGCGCTTAAAAAAGTACGAAAAATCAATTATTGCTTCAGCTAGAGAAACTGGTGTCTGGCCGTCAGTTACAGCCGCTCAGCTTTATATAGAAGCTGGCGATGGCCCTAACAAATTGGCCGATTTAGACAACAATGGCTTTGGCTTGAAGTGGCATGACAACATGGCGCGCCGACATCGTAATTTAGCTTGGCCTGTAACTTACGAAACCAAAGAATACATCGATGGTGAATATGTGACAATCGATGATCTGTTCGGCAAATTTGCTAACTTTGAAATAGGCTTATTTGAACATGATCGCATTTGGTGGAACGGTTATCACGAAGAAGCAAGGCAAGTTTTGATGAACCTTGAAACAGGCACACGGGACGAATTTATTTCTGCTATCTTACATTACGCAACCGATCCGAGCTATCGAGCTGCAATTACCAAGGTAATTCAAGAGCAAAAGCTAGATTACTTGGATGAATTAGCTTTCCCTAACGGTAAACGTCTGCAAGCAGGCTTTCTAGATTTACAGACACGAGCTGAAAAAGAGGCAATACAGGAAGCTGTCGATAAGCTGAAAGAGGAAAAGGCGAAAGAACTTGAGCAGGCGAAGAAAGAGCAGCCTAAGAACGATAAACCGAAAGCGCCAGAAACAGAAGCAAACAAAGAACTGACAGAAGCAGATTTGACTTCTGAACAGAAACAAGCAGCGTTAGACAGCGTGAAAGAAAAAATGTTCCGCTCACTTGGTAGCTACCCTGATGATGGCTATAATGTACGTGATTTGAAAAACGAAAATTTACAGACAGCGTTGAAACGCTAGCAAAGAGAAAAGTATGCAGACCAAATTAATTAGAAGAGATATTAGTTTCGGGCAACAATTAATGTGCCATTTTGCAGCCTATTTGGCGATGCTTAGTCGCTGGCTTTTAAGAAATATTTTGCATCGAGGCGCAACAGCTTTCCCAGGCCAAATTGCCAAACGGCTTGTACCTAATTTTTTAGGCTATTTAGCTGAAAACAGGCAACTTATCTTTGTGACAGGTACGAATGGCAAAACAACTACAGTGCGTTTGCTGGTGAAAATTCTGGAAAATGCGGGCTTAAAAGTTGTAACTAATATTTCAGGCGCCAATTTGGAAGATGGCATTATCGCAGCCTTTCTTGAACATTATCAAGAACTATTAAAAGAACCTTGGCAGCCAGAGCAGTCGAAATTAGTTTTTGTGATGGAAATTGACGAAGCTTTTTTCAGCCGCTTAGGTAAGTTGATGCCATGGCAGATGGCAGTCGTGACGAATTTGTTCAGAGATCAACTTGACCGCTATGGCGAATTGGCTAACACCCGTAAATTGATTAGTAATGGCCTTAATAAACAGACAGATGCAATTTTTGTAACCTGTGCTGATGATGCCATGAGCATGAGTCTACAATCTTGCCACAATGGCGAGTTTTATTGCTTTGGCATGGATGAGTCAAACATGCAGCCAGGCAGCCCGAGCATCTTTGGCGATGGCACTTTCTGCTTCTTTTGTGGAAGTAGACTTAATTATTCAGCTTACAGCTATGCCCACCTAGGCTTTTATGAGTGCCCTAATTGTCACTATCGCCATGTAGATACGTCTTTGACTTTCTCTAAATCAGCTGATTCTAAAACTGAGAATACGTATGATTTCAAGTACGGCGAGCAAACAGTTAGCGCCAATTTGGCGATAGAGGGTGAACACAATGCTTACAATGCAGCTTGCGCACTCTTAGCAGCCAAAGTCTATTTGAAAAGACGGCAACGTAAGGGCTTAATTGTCCAAACTAAAGGTGCGAGCTTGCCTGCTTTAGCCCAAACTCTTAGTACAACCAAGGCTGCATTTGGCCGCATGGAACGCATCAAGATTGACAATGACAGAAGCATTTGCATGATTTTAGTCAAAAATCCAGCTGGCTTTACACTAGCTTGGAATTATGTAGCAGCGCAGGCTGATTTAGGCAGCTTGTGCTTAGCTTTGAACGCTCATGTCAACGATGGCAAAGATGTGTCTTGGATTTGGGATATTGACTTAGAATCTAAAGGCATGCAGGCAGCTGATTTTAGCGCTAAGCTTGGCGAAGATTACCAGATCTTTATCGGTGGTGAGCGTGGCAATGACATGGCAACAAGACTTTATTACGCTAATTTCCCATTAGATAAGCTCAAAGTTATGCCTGATTTTGCTAACTTATTGGAAGCGGCCTTAGCTAAATTGCCTAAGGGTAAGTGCCTGTATTGTTTGCCTAACTACACAACGATGTTAGCAATTAGAGACTATCTTGTGAAAAAATACAATTTGACAGATTTTTGGCGTTAATAAAAGGTGGTAACGATGAACTTTGATCTCAAAGCAGCTAAATTGAACTTAGCCTGGTTATATCCAGAATATCTTAATCTCTACGGCGACCAAGGCAATGTCATGGCTTTACGCAGACGTGCTGAATGGCGCGGCATAACATTTAACGTATCACCTATCAGTATAGGCGATGAATTTATAGAGACATACTACGATCTTGTCTTTATTGGTGGCGGCCAGGATCAAGAGCAAGCATCGATGCACTTCGATTTGATTGAGAAAAAAGCCGAACCTTTGCGCAAGTTTATTGAGCAAGGTGGCGTTCTTCTAGCTATTTGCGGTGGATATCAGCTTTTAGGCCAATATTACAAAACGAACGAGGGCAAACTGACAAAGGGAATTGGAGTTTTACCAGTTTATACGCAAGCTCAGAAAAAACGTTTGATCGGAAATATTGAGTTTGTGGCCGAAAAATTGCCTCTGGCTGAGAAAGATCGTCATATGTTTGGCTTTGAAAATCATAGTGGCCTGACTTATTTCTTGGACGAATCAGAAAATAGAGAGTCTGCAAATAATGAACCTGAGGGGACAGCAAGCTATGAGGCTAATGAAGTCGATGCTAAAGCCAAGGCTGACCAGGCAGCTTTAAGTTGCCAAG is a window of Amygdalobacter nucleatus DNA encoding:
- a CDS encoding type 1 glutamine amidotransferase, with the protein product MNFDLKAAKLNLAWLYPEYLNLYGDQGNVMALRRRAEWRGITFNVSPISIGDEFIETYYDLVFIGGGQDQEQASMHFDLIEKKAEPLRKFIEQGGVLLAICGGYQLLGQYYKTNEGKLTKGIGVLPVYTQAQKKRLIGNIEFVAEKLPLAEKDRHMFGFENHSGLTYFLDESENRESANNEPEGTASYEANEVDAKAKADQAALSCQALYAFGKVVKGNGNNGEDGYEGCHYKNTFGTYAHGSFLPKNPAFADYLLALALQRKYNLASDYRLPALSEPLLGNLRQDLAACEV
- a CDS encoding glucosaminidase domain-containing protein — its product is MSNEPAKEDKNSNKVNSSPTLPQGTDAVKVRNKDDFQPLVDIKEPSLINLLKFSQIDEKRRQSEWQANYGQTNAAANLTEPKALGRRIEHLPENSPKASTFPFSAISKAAQTNMKTSFNKFEDKLAHDFSKAPQAISKNPANSKLQTGPGTKVRRRQSKKARIAYSFLAFSVVLLLAVIGVVIWQQKHKPVEMNFQLRLKKYEKSIIASARETGVWPSVTAAQLYIEAGDGPNKLADLDNNGFGLKWHDNMARRHRNLAWPVTYETKEYIDGEYVTIDDLFGKFANFEIGLFEHDRIWWNGYHEEARQVLMNLETGTRDEFISAILHYATDPSYRAAITKVIQEQKLDYLDELAFPNGKRLQAGFLDLQTRAEKEAIQEAVDKLKEEKAKELEQAKKEQPKNDKPKAPETEANKELTEADLTSEQKQAALDSVKEKMFRSLGSYPDDGYNVRDLKNENLQTALKR
- a CDS encoding ATP-binding protein — translated: MLFNRDKYVNALIRKKWNGRIKVITGMRRCGKSTVLFELFRNHLLATGVKPDNIVSIALDIDVNREFLDPYKLSEYVRAVCKDPNEQYYLLLDEIQFAISQAELKNHNEPIKLYSVLNGFLALKNVDVYVTGSNSKLLSKDVLTEFRGRGDTLHIFPLSFKEYVQCSGLDKYTAYDEYMMYGGMPYILHLSSDEAKYAYLNELEEIYFKDIEERYDIRLPNVLRELTSSLCSSIGSLTNASKIARTVNSKKGLNTNSETISAYLGYLTDSFLFSKAERYDIKGKCYFDYPAKYYCSDIGLRNIRLGLRQQEETHIMENIIYNELRERGFAVDVGKIEFTEVGTNGKSAAKDLEVDFIARKGMKKYYIQSALRMDDDEKVLTELRPLKAIDDYFKKIVISKSYGKSWFDDCGILRLGLLDFLLDEDSLDM
- a CDS encoding Mur ligase family protein produces the protein MQTKLIRRDISFGQQLMCHFAAYLAMLSRWLLRNILHRGATAFPGQIAKRLVPNFLGYLAENRQLIFVTGTNGKTTTVRLLVKILENAGLKVVTNISGANLEDGIIAAFLEHYQELLKEPWQPEQSKLVFVMEIDEAFFSRLGKLMPWQMAVVTNLFRDQLDRYGELANTRKLISNGLNKQTDAIFVTCADDAMSMSLQSCHNGEFYCFGMDESNMQPGSPSIFGDGTFCFFCGSRLNYSAYSYAHLGFYECPNCHYRHVDTSLTFSKSADSKTENTYDFKYGEQTVSANLAIEGEHNAYNAACALLAAKVYLKRRQRKGLIVQTKGASLPALAQTLSTTKAAFGRMERIKIDNDRSICMILVKNPAGFTLAWNYVAAQADLGSLCLALNAHVNDGKDVSWIWDIDLESKGMQAADFSAKLGEDYQIFIGGERGNDMATRLYYANFPLDKLKVMPDFANLLEAALAKLPKGKCLYCLPNYTTMLAIRDYLVKKYNLTDFWR
- the malQ gene encoding 4-alpha-glucanotransferase, producing MNMQRAAGLLMPITALPSPYGVGTLGQEARNFVDFLQAAKQTYWQILPVCPTGYGDSPYQSYSTFAGNPYWIDLDDLCQASLLNQEDYQNIHWFESENRVDYGLLYQNRINVLKIACDRLRNHALFGEFQAFVNEESSWLNAYALFMVFKQKFNGQAWQTWDEYFRYYDQNKLASWLQEYANDVYYWQAIQFLFFKQWWALRQYAIERGIKFIGDLPIYVASDSVDVWSNPSQFMLDANLNPTEVAGCPPDGFSPDGQLWGNPLYNWQSMREDRYAWWMRRFAHQFKIYQVLRLDHFRGFDAFYAVPFGDTTARNGRWITGPGIDFFNCIKENFPNQEMIAENLGFTTDSVVKLLNDSGLPGMYVMEFAFFNRNENADYLPHNFIPNSCVYLGTHDNNSVMGWARDDVSADVVQYVKEYINLNEHEEFNWGMMRSAWASVSNLAIMQVQDLLGLGSESRINLPATLGNNWTWRMQKGALTYDIAKRVAYFMDLYKRK